The genomic segment TGTGTCCATAAAAAATGAATTTCCACCATCAATTACTATGTCACCCTTTGATATATATGGTATTAATTCTTCTATTGCCTCATCCACTGGACTTCCTGCTTTAATCATAATCAATATTTTTCTCGGAATTTCAATAGAGTTCACAAACTCTTCTATAGAGTATGTGCCCACAATTTTTTTTTCTTTCGCCTCTATCAATAACTCATCAGTGGCAATTTTACTTCGATCATAAACTGAAACAGATAGCCCTCTGCTTTCAACGTTCATTGCCAAATTTTTACCCATTACACCAACGCCTATAACTCCAAATTGCTGTTTATCCATAATCTAAATTCCTCCCTTTAAAAACTTATTAAGTAGAAGAACGGCTTCTCCTATATAAAACTTTAATATACAATCATATTTAGTAATAGAACCATAACTAAGCCAACTACAGAGATTATAGTTTCTAATACTGTCCAGGATTTTAATGTTTCTGGTATTGATAGATTAAAATATTCTTTAAACATCCAAAACCCAGGATCATTAACATGTGAAAATATTAAGCTTCCTGCACCTGTAGCTAATACCATAAGTTCTGGACTAGCACCTGTTGCTACAATTAATGGTCCAACTATACCTGCTGCTGTAAGCCCAGCCACTGTCGCAGATCCTAATGCTATTCTCAGGATTGCTGCAATTAACCATGCAAGTAATAGTGGTGACATGCTTGATCCTTTCATAATTAGGGCAACATAGTCTGCAACTCCACTATCTACTAAAACCTGTTTGAAGGCTCCGCCTCCACCTATTATTAATAGTATCATAGCTATTCCCGCTATAGATTCAGTTACAGTTTTCATCACTTCAGGCATTTTTTTGCCTCTGTTTAGTCCAAAAGTGAATATAGCTAAAAGTACAGCTAAAAGTAATGCTATTACTGGATCACCTAAGAATGTAGTATAACTTAATATAGGTGATGTTTTTGGTAAACAGATAGTAGCAACAGCTCTTGTTGCCATAAGTATTACTGGCACTAAAGCCGTAAATACACTTACTCCAAAACTAGGCATTTCTTCTTCCGTAAATATCTTAGGGTTAAATAATCCTTTTGGTATATCATGTTCCATATGCCTTAAGAACTTCGTAAGTACAGGACCAGCAAGAATTACCGCAGGTATAGAAACCACAATACCATAAAGCAATGTCTTACCTAAATCCGCTTTATAAATAGCTGCTATAGCTGTAGGACCTGGATGTGGTGGTAAAAATCCATGAGTGGCTGAAAGAGCTGCTGCCATTGGAACTCCTATATATAAAAGTGGGATATCAGCAGATATTGCAATTGTAAATACTAGCGGTATTAAAAGTACAAACCCTATTTCATAAAATAAAGCCATACCAACTATAAATCCTGTTATTACAACTGCCAATTGTATTCTCTTTTTCCCAAACTTATCAATTAATGTAAGTGCTATTCTTTGAGCTCCACCACTGTCTGCCATTAGCTTACCAAGCATAGCACCAAATCCAAGTACTAATGCAAGTGTACCTAATGTACCACCAACACCCTTTGTAATAGAAGTTACAACATCAGGCAATGGCATGCCTTCCAAAATACCAACTGATAGTGCCACAATAATTAATGACAAGAAACCATTTAATTTAAAAGCTATCATTAGAAC from the Clostridium sp. CM027 genome contains:
- a CDS encoding gluconate:H+ symporter, whose amino-acid sequence is MPLLIVALGVVLLLVLMIAFKLNGFLSLIIVALSVGILEGMPLPDVVTSITKGVGGTLGTLALVLGFGAMLGKLMADSGGAQRIALTLIDKFGKKRIQLAVVITGFIVGMALFYEIGFVLLIPLVFTIAISADIPLLYIGVPMAAALSATHGFLPPHPGPTAIAAIYKADLGKTLLYGIVVSIPAVILAGPVLTKFLRHMEHDIPKGLFNPKIFTEEEMPSFGVSVFTALVPVILMATRAVATICLPKTSPILSYTTFLGDPVIALLLAVLLAIFTFGLNRGKKMPEVMKTVTESIAGIAMILLIIGGGGAFKQVLVDSGVADYVALIMKGSSMSPLLLAWLIAAILRIALGSATVAGLTAAGIVGPLIVATGASPELMVLATGAGSLIFSHVNDPGFWMFKEYFNLSIPETLKSWTVLETIISVVGLVMVLLLNMIVY